The following are encoded together in the Citrus sinensis cultivar Valencia sweet orange chromosome 1, DVS_A1.0, whole genome shotgun sequence genome:
- the LOC102627996 gene encoding photosystem II D1 precursor processing protein PSB27-H2, chloroplastic isoform X3, with amino-acid sequence MAITIVAAKTDPICVSSVAKKILKANSEYKLHSRTHVVLPPVEAASSRRHVISCSSTALVAILTFNCGLAPLPVQAEDMSNGQDEKEEGVIGAIKSLFDPNEKTKSGKVLPKAYLKSARELVKTLRESLKEDPKDIANFRRNADSAKESIRDYLSNWRGQKTVAGEESNVELEKAIRSLASFYSKAGPSAPLPGEVKSEILNDLDTAEKFL; translated from the exons ATGGCTATAACAATTGTAGCAGCAAAGACGGATCCCATTTGTGTTTCGAGTGTCGCGAAGAAAATTCTGAAAGCTAACTCTGAGT ATAAACTGCATTCGAGGACTCATGTTGTTCTGCCTCCTGTAGAGGCTGCATCAAGTCGCCGACATGTTATATCTTGTAGTAGTACTGCATTGGTCGCTATTCTGACTTTCAACTGCGGCTTAGCTCCTTTACCAGTTCAAGCTGAAGATATGTCAAATGGCCAAGATGAAAAAGAGGAAGGAGTTATTGGAGCCATCAAATCACTTTTTGATCCAAATGAGAAAACGAAATCTGGGAAAGTTCTGCCAAAGGCTTACTTGAAATCAGCAAGAGAGTTGGTGAAGACACTGCGGGAGTCACTAAAGGAAGATCCTAAGGATATCGCTAACTTTAGGCGCAATGCAGATTCAGCAAAGGAGTCTATTCGAGACTATTTGAGCAATTGGAGGGGACAAAAGACGGTGGCTGGTGAG GAATCTAACGTTGAGCTAGAGAAAGCAATTAGATCCTTGGCTAGCTTCTACTCCAAGGCAGGCCCATCTGCTCCACTTCCAGGAGAGGTTaaatctgaaatattaaatgattTAGATACTGCtgaaaaatttttatag
- the LOC102627996 gene encoding photosystem II D1 precursor processing protein PSB27-H2, chloroplastic isoform X1 gives MAITIVAAKTDPICVSSVAKKILKANSESSLCTSFLMLSFINLFCFFTASLWKADKLHSRTHVVLPPVEAASSRRHVISCSSTALVAILTFNCGLAPLPVQAEDMSNGQDEKEEGVIGAIKSLFDPNEKTKSGKVLPKAYLKSARELVKTLRESLKEDPKDIANFRRNADSAKESIRDYLSNWRGQKTVAGEESNVELEKAIRSLASFYSKAGPSAPLPGEVKSEILNDLDTAEKFL, from the exons ATGGCTATAACAATTGTAGCAGCAAAGACGGATCCCATTTGTGTTTCGAGTGTCGCGAAGAAAATTCTGAAAGCTAACTCTGAGT CATCTTTATGTACTTCCTTCCTAATGCTGTCCTTCATCAACCTTTTCTGTTTCTTCACTGCTTCCCTGTGGAAAGCAGATAAACTGCATTCGAGGACTCATGTTGTTCTGCCTCCTGTAGAGGCTGCATCAAGTCGCCGACATGTTATATCTTGTAGTAGTACTGCATTGGTCGCTATTCTGACTTTCAACTGCGGCTTAGCTCCTTTACCAGTTCAAGCTGAAGATATGTCAAATGGCCAAGATGAAAAAGAGGAAGGAGTTATTGGAGCCATCAAATCACTTTTTGATCCAAATGAGAAAACGAAATCTGGGAAAGTTCTGCCAAAGGCTTACTTGAAATCAGCAAGAGAGTTGGTGAAGACACTGCGGGAGTCACTAAAGGAAGATCCTAAGGATATCGCTAACTTTAGGCGCAATGCAGATTCAGCAAAGGAGTCTATTCGAGACTATTTGAGCAATTGGAGGGGACAAAAGACGGTGGCTGGTGAG GAATCTAACGTTGAGCTAGAGAAAGCAATTAGATCCTTGGCTAGCTTCTACTCCAAGGCAGGCCCATCTGCTCCACTTCCAGGAGAGGTTaaatctgaaatattaaatgattTAGATACTGCtgaaaaatttttatag
- the LOC102627996 gene encoding photosystem II D1 precursor processing protein PSB27-H2, chloroplastic isoform X6 — translation MAITIVAAKTDPICVSSVAKKILKANSESPLPVQAEDMSNGQDEKEEGVIGAIKSLFDPNEKTKSGKVLPKAYLKSARELVKTLRESLKEDPKDIANFRRNADSAKESIRDYLSNWRGQKTVAGEESNVELEKAIRSLASFYSKAGPSAPLPGEVKSEILNDLDTAEKFL, via the exons ATGGCTATAACAATTGTAGCAGCAAAGACGGATCCCATTTGTGTTTCGAGTGTCGCGAAGAAAATTCTGAAAGCTAACTCTGAGT CTCCTTTACCAGTTCAAGCTGAAGATATGTCAAATGGCCAAGATGAAAAAGAGGAAGGAGTTATTGGAGCCATCAAATCACTTTTTGATCCAAATGAGAAAACGAAATCTGGGAAAGTTCTGCCAAAGGCTTACTTGAAATCAGCAAGAGAGTTGGTGAAGACACTGCGGGAGTCACTAAAGGAAGATCCTAAGGATATCGCTAACTTTAGGCGCAATGCAGATTCAGCAAAGGAGTCTATTCGAGACTATTTGAGCAATTGGAGGGGACAAAAGACGGTGGCTGGTGAG GAATCTAACGTTGAGCTAGAGAAAGCAATTAGATCCTTGGCTAGCTTCTACTCCAAGGCAGGCCCATCTGCTCCACTTCCAGGAGAGGTTaaatctgaaatattaaatgattTAGATACTGCtgaaaaatttttatag
- the LOC102627996 gene encoding photosystem II D1 precursor processing protein PSB27-H2, chloroplastic isoform X7, which translates to MAITIVAAKTDPICVSSVAKKILKANSEFQAEDMSNGQDEKEEGVIGAIKSLFDPNEKTKSGKVLPKAYLKSARELVKTLRESLKEDPKDIANFRRNADSAKESIRDYLSNWRGQKTVAGEESNVELEKAIRSLASFYSKAGPSAPLPGEVKSEILNDLDTAEKFL; encoded by the exons ATGGCTATAACAATTGTAGCAGCAAAGACGGATCCCATTTGTGTTTCGAGTGTCGCGAAGAAAATTCTGAAAGCTAACTCTGAGT TTCAAGCTGAAGATATGTCAAATGGCCAAGATGAAAAAGAGGAAGGAGTTATTGGAGCCATCAAATCACTTTTTGATCCAAATGAGAAAACGAAATCTGGGAAAGTTCTGCCAAAGGCTTACTTGAAATCAGCAAGAGAGTTGGTGAAGACACTGCGGGAGTCACTAAAGGAAGATCCTAAGGATATCGCTAACTTTAGGCGCAATGCAGATTCAGCAAAGGAGTCTATTCGAGACTATTTGAGCAATTGGAGGGGACAAAAGACGGTGGCTGGTGAG GAATCTAACGTTGAGCTAGAGAAAGCAATTAGATCCTTGGCTAGCTTCTACTCCAAGGCAGGCCCATCTGCTCCACTTCCAGGAGAGGTTaaatctgaaatattaaatgattTAGATACTGCtgaaaaatttttatag
- the LOC102627996 gene encoding photosystem II D1 precursor processing protein PSB27-H2, chloroplastic isoform X2, producing MSLSSITGSRQSSTLPLSRLSWQTLTSLCTSFLMLSFINLFCFFTASLWKADKLHSRTHVVLPPVEAASSRRHVISCSSTALVAILTFNCGLAPLPVQAEDMSNGQDEKEEGVIGAIKSLFDPNEKTKSGKVLPKAYLKSARELVKTLRESLKEDPKDIANFRRNADSAKESIRDYLSNWRGQKTVAGEESNVELEKAIRSLASFYSKAGPSAPLPGEVKSEILNDLDTAEKFL from the exons ATGTCTCTCTCCTCTATTACGGGCTCACGGCAAAGCAGcactctccctctctctcggCTCTCTTGGCAAACATTAA CATCTTTATGTACTTCCTTCCTAATGCTGTCCTTCATCAACCTTTTCTGTTTCTTCACTGCTTCCCTGTGGAAAGCAGATAAACTGCATTCGAGGACTCATGTTGTTCTGCCTCCTGTAGAGGCTGCATCAAGTCGCCGACATGTTATATCTTGTAGTAGTACTGCATTGGTCGCTATTCTGACTTTCAACTGCGGCTTAGCTCCTTTACCAGTTCAAGCTGAAGATATGTCAAATGGCCAAGATGAAAAAGAGGAAGGAGTTATTGGAGCCATCAAATCACTTTTTGATCCAAATGAGAAAACGAAATCTGGGAAAGTTCTGCCAAAGGCTTACTTGAAATCAGCAAGAGAGTTGGTGAAGACACTGCGGGAGTCACTAAAGGAAGATCCTAAGGATATCGCTAACTTTAGGCGCAATGCAGATTCAGCAAAGGAGTCTATTCGAGACTATTTGAGCAATTGGAGGGGACAAAAGACGGTGGCTGGTGAG GAATCTAACGTTGAGCTAGAGAAAGCAATTAGATCCTTGGCTAGCTTCTACTCCAAGGCAGGCCCATCTGCTCCACTTCCAGGAGAGGTTaaatctgaaatattaaatgattTAGATACTGCtgaaaaatttttatag
- the LOC102627996 gene encoding photosystem II D1 precursor processing protein PSB27-H2, chloroplastic isoform X4 has product MSLSSITGSRQSSTLPLSRLSWQTLNKLHSRTHVVLPPVEAASSRRHVISCSSTALVAILTFNCGLAPLPVQAEDMSNGQDEKEEGVIGAIKSLFDPNEKTKSGKVLPKAYLKSARELVKTLRESLKEDPKDIANFRRNADSAKESIRDYLSNWRGQKTVAGEESNVELEKAIRSLASFYSKAGPSAPLPGEVKSEILNDLDTAEKFL; this is encoded by the exons ATGTCTCTCTCCTCTATTACGGGCTCACGGCAAAGCAGcactctccctctctctcggCTCTCTTGGCAAACATTAA ATAAACTGCATTCGAGGACTCATGTTGTTCTGCCTCCTGTAGAGGCTGCATCAAGTCGCCGACATGTTATATCTTGTAGTAGTACTGCATTGGTCGCTATTCTGACTTTCAACTGCGGCTTAGCTCCTTTACCAGTTCAAGCTGAAGATATGTCAAATGGCCAAGATGAAAAAGAGGAAGGAGTTATTGGAGCCATCAAATCACTTTTTGATCCAAATGAGAAAACGAAATCTGGGAAAGTTCTGCCAAAGGCTTACTTGAAATCAGCAAGAGAGTTGGTGAAGACACTGCGGGAGTCACTAAAGGAAGATCCTAAGGATATCGCTAACTTTAGGCGCAATGCAGATTCAGCAAAGGAGTCTATTCGAGACTATTTGAGCAATTGGAGGGGACAAAAGACGGTGGCTGGTGAG GAATCTAACGTTGAGCTAGAGAAAGCAATTAGATCCTTGGCTAGCTTCTACTCCAAGGCAGGCCCATCTGCTCCACTTCCAGGAGAGGTTaaatctgaaatattaaatgattTAGATACTGCtgaaaaatttttatag
- the LOC102627996 gene encoding photosystem II D1 precursor processing protein PSB27-H2, chloroplastic isoform X5 has product MSLSSITGSRQSSTLPLSRLSWQTLKAASSRRHVISCSSTALVAILTFNCGLAPLPVQAEDMSNGQDEKEEGVIGAIKSLFDPNEKTKSGKVLPKAYLKSARELVKTLRESLKEDPKDIANFRRNADSAKESIRDYLSNWRGQKTVAGEESNVELEKAIRSLASFYSKAGPSAPLPGEVKSEILNDLDTAEKFL; this is encoded by the exons ATGTCTCTCTCCTCTATTACGGGCTCACGGCAAAGCAGcactctccctctctctcggCTCTCTTGGCAAACATTAA AGGCTGCATCAAGTCGCCGACATGTTATATCTTGTAGTAGTACTGCATTGGTCGCTATTCTGACTTTCAACTGCGGCTTAGCTCCTTTACCAGTTCAAGCTGAAGATATGTCAAATGGCCAAGATGAAAAAGAGGAAGGAGTTATTGGAGCCATCAAATCACTTTTTGATCCAAATGAGAAAACGAAATCTGGGAAAGTTCTGCCAAAGGCTTACTTGAAATCAGCAAGAGAGTTGGTGAAGACACTGCGGGAGTCACTAAAGGAAGATCCTAAGGATATCGCTAACTTTAGGCGCAATGCAGATTCAGCAAAGGAGTCTATTCGAGACTATTTGAGCAATTGGAGGGGACAAAAGACGGTGGCTGGTGAG GAATCTAACGTTGAGCTAGAGAAAGCAATTAGATCCTTGGCTAGCTTCTACTCCAAGGCAGGCCCATCTGCTCCACTTCCAGGAGAGGTTaaatctgaaatattaaatgattTAGATACTGCtgaaaaatttttatag
- the LOC102628679 gene encoding imidazoleglycerol-phosphate dehydratase 1, chloroplastic, producing the protein MELSVPARLVRLSISSTSSRRLLVKPKTNLSRKLLPISTQYCSSTRRMNSLTTPRASLNPDGDSKHNNGSASTSSAVDSGRIGEVKRVTKETNVSVKINVDGSGVADSSTCIPFLDHMLDQLASHGLFDVHVRATGDIHIDDHHTNEDVGLAIGTALLQALGDRKGINRFGDFTAPLDEALIHVSLDLSGRPHLNYDLQIPTQRVGTYDTQLVEHFFQSLVNTSGMTLHIRQLAGKNSHHIIEATFKAFARALRQATEYDPRRRGTIPSSKGVLLRS; encoded by the exons ATGGAGCTCTCGGTCCCAGCTCGCCTTGTTCGCCTTTCAATCTCGTCCACGTCCTCACGCCGGCTCCTCGTTAAACCAAAAACCAATCTCTCTCGTAAACTTCTCCCCATCTCCACACAATACTGCTCCTCAACGCGCCGCATGAACTCCCTCACAACACCACGCGCCTCTCTAAACCCAGACGGCGACAGCAAACACAACAACGGGTCCGCCTCAACTTCCTCTGCCGTCGATTCTG GTCGAATTGGGGAAGTGAAAAGAGTCACGAAAGAGACCAACGTTTCTGTGAAGATTAACGTCGATGGCTCTGGCGTTGCTGATTCATCCACTTGCATTCCCTTCCTAGATCACATGCTTGAT CAACTGGCTTCGCACGGGCTATTTGATGTGCACGTGAGGGCAACCGGAGACATTCACATTGATGATCATCATACCAATGAAGACGTTGGGCTTGCCATTGGCACG GCATTGCTGCAGGCTCTTGGTGATAGGAAAGGAATTAATCGGTTTGGTGATTTTACAGCTCCTCttgatgaagctttgattcatgtTTCATTG GATTTATCTGGACGGCCAcatttaaattatgatttgcAAATTCCCACACAGAGAGTTGGAACTTACGACACTCAA TTGGTGGAGCACTTTTTCCAGTCTTTGGTGAACACTTCTGGAATGACTCTTCATATTCGACAG CTTGCTGGAAAAAATTCTCATCACATTATTGAGGCAACCTTCAAAGCTTTTGCTAGGGCTCTCCGACAAGCAACAGAGTATGATCCACGTCGCCGTGGAACTATACCAAG CTCAAAAGGGGTTCTACTACGATCTTGA